The Trueperaceae bacterium genome window below encodes:
- a CDS encoding SUF system NifU family Fe-S cluster assembly protein, with protein MGLLADLYQAAVLEHSRHPRNRYRPERFDVAYPGVNPGCGDEITLYLALDDGRLETVAFEGVGCAISQASASLMTEAVRGKAADEALGLAVDFKAMVRGEEPAERLGEARVLKGVSKLHARVKCATLPWVTLEHALAELGAARPGAR; from the coding sequence ATGGGCCTGCTCGCCGACCTCTACCAGGCCGCGGTGCTGGAGCACTCGCGGCACCCGCGCAACCGCTACCGGCCCGAGCGCTTCGACGTCGCCTACCCCGGCGTGAACCCCGGCTGCGGCGACGAGATCACGCTCTACCTCGCGCTCGATGACGGCAGGCTCGAGACCGTGGCGTTCGAGGGCGTCGGCTGCGCGATCTCGCAGGCGTCCGCCAGCCTGATGACGGAGGCCGTGCGGGGCAAGGCTGCCGACGAGGCCCTGGGCCTCGCCGTCGACTTCAAGGCCATGGTCAGGGGCGAGGAGCCCGCCGAGAGGCTCGGCGAGGCGCGGGTACTCAAGGGAGTCAGCAAGCTGCACGCCCGCGTGAAGTGCGCGACCCTGCCGTGGGTGACGCTCGAGCACGCCCTGGCCGAGCTGGGCGCGGCGCGTCCCGGAGCGCGCTAG
- a CDS encoding SufS family cysteine desulfurase: MTLDAGSLRADFPVLEREVNGRRLVYLDSAASSQKPRQVVEAMSEYYFRHHANVHRGAHVLSVEATSLYEEARAEVASFVGADPAGLVFVRNATEAINLVAASWGRANLGPGDEVVVTVAEHHANVVPWQIVAAERGAALRPVGLDQQGRVDMDALRAAVGPRTKLVAVFHVSNVLGTANPVAEVAAVAHAAGALLLVDGAQAAPHLPVDVSALGCDFYAFSAHKMLGPTGIGALWARPELLEAMPPYMGGGEMISRVSFEGTTYAPPPKRFEAGTPSIAEAVGFAAAVRYLRGLGMEAVRRHDEALVARAVEGLRGLPGVTLVGPGEGRVGLVTFVVDGVHAHDVATALDLEGVAVRAGQHCAQPLHQALGIAASTRASFYVYNELAEVDAFVSALERVVEHFAAFA, from the coding sequence GTGACGCTAGACGCAGGCTCGCTGAGGGCCGACTTCCCAGTCCTGGAGCGCGAGGTCAACGGCCGCCGGCTGGTGTACCTCGACAGCGCGGCGTCCTCGCAGAAGCCTCGGCAGGTCGTCGAGGCGATGAGCGAGTACTACTTCCGTCACCACGCCAACGTGCACCGCGGCGCGCACGTGCTCTCCGTCGAGGCGACCTCGCTGTACGAGGAGGCGCGCGCCGAGGTGGCGTCGTTCGTGGGCGCCGACCCCGCGGGGCTGGTGTTCGTGCGCAACGCCACCGAGGCCATCAACCTCGTCGCCGCGAGCTGGGGGCGCGCGAACCTGGGACCCGGCGACGAGGTCGTCGTGACCGTCGCCGAGCACCACGCCAACGTGGTGCCGTGGCAGATCGTCGCGGCCGAGCGCGGGGCGGCGCTGCGCCCGGTCGGGCTCGACCAGCAGGGGCGCGTCGACATGGACGCCCTCAGGGCGGCCGTAGGCCCCCGCACCAAGCTGGTGGCCGTCTTCCACGTGAGCAACGTGCTCGGCACGGCGAACCCCGTGGCCGAGGTCGCCGCGGTCGCGCACGCCGCGGGTGCACTGCTGCTCGTCGACGGCGCGCAGGCGGCACCGCACCTGCCGGTGGACGTGAGCGCGCTGGGCTGCGACTTCTACGCGTTCTCGGCGCACAAGATGCTCGGCCCCACGGGCATCGGCGCGCTGTGGGCGCGGCCCGAGCTCCTCGAGGCGATGCCCCCCTACATGGGCGGCGGCGAGATGATCTCGCGCGTGTCGTTCGAGGGCACCACCTACGCCCCGCCGCCGAAGCGCTTCGAGGCGGGCACGCCCAGCATCGCCGAGGCCGTCGGCTTCGCCGCGGCCGTGAGGTACCTGCGCGGCCTCGGCATGGAGGCCGTGAGGAGGCACGACGAGGCGCTCGTGGCGCGCGCCGTGGAGGGCCTGCGCGGGCTGCCCGGCGTGACGCTCGTCGGTCCGGGCGAGGGTCGGGTCGGGCTGGTCACCTTCGTCGTCGACGGTGTGCACGCCCACGACGTGGCCACCGCCCTCGACCTCGAGGGCGTCGCGGTGCGGGCGGGGCAGCACTGCGCCCAGCCGCTGCACCAGGCGCTGGGTATCGCCGCCTCCACCAGGGCCAGCTTCTACGTCTACAACGAGCTCGCCGAGGTCGACGCCTTCGTGTCCGCCCTGGAGCGGGTCGTGGAGCACTTCGCGGCCTTCGCCTGA
- the recF gene encoding DNA replication and repair protein RecF (All proteins in this family for which functions are known are DNA-binding proteins that assist the filamentation of RecA onto DNA for the initiation of recombination or recombinational repair.) → MRLRSLTQLAFRNLVTRRVSFPDGVVAVVGQNASGKSNLLHAAYLGCNGTLAAGNLGDMVAFGHEEAYVGVEVEHLSGTSRVEVGFAAGRKVVRLDSQVSRAADVSRHVAAVLVTPEDSELVHGSPSARRSFLDALISKVSARYAALVREYGRVLEQRNALLRLSPRDASLPDWTARLVSVGAEVDAMRDRLVRRLCPLASEVYRDVSGDDAPFGVRLARNWEGEDLAAAVAATRAAELARGATVVGPHRDDLELTLGGMDVRAFGSRGEARTAALALRVAEYRLLTERHGEPPVLLVDDFSAELDADRRAYLLSLTAGTPQAIVTGTEPPPHHDALFRVMDGEVALIDAVGAPA, encoded by the coding sequence GTGCGCCTGCGGTCGCTCACGCAGCTCGCGTTCCGCAACCTCGTCACGCGCCGGGTCTCGTTCCCCGACGGCGTGGTGGCGGTGGTCGGGCAGAACGCTTCGGGCAAGAGCAACCTGCTGCACGCGGCCTACCTCGGCTGCAACGGCACCCTGGCCGCCGGCAACCTGGGCGACATGGTCGCGTTCGGGCACGAGGAGGCGTACGTCGGGGTCGAGGTGGAGCACCTGAGCGGCACGAGCCGCGTCGAGGTGGGCTTCGCCGCCGGGCGCAAGGTCGTGAGGCTCGACTCCCAGGTCTCTCGCGCCGCCGACGTCTCGCGCCACGTGGCCGCCGTGCTGGTGACGCCGGAGGACTCGGAGCTCGTGCACGGCTCGCCGAGCGCGCGCCGCTCGTTCCTCGACGCGCTGATCTCGAAGGTCTCGGCGCGCTACGCGGCGCTGGTGCGCGAGTACGGCCGGGTGCTCGAGCAGCGCAACGCGCTGCTGCGCCTCTCCCCGCGCGACGCCTCGCTGCCCGACTGGACGGCCCGCCTCGTGAGCGTGGGCGCGGAGGTGGACGCCATGCGCGACCGCCTCGTGCGGCGGCTCTGCCCTCTGGCGTCCGAGGTCTACCGCGACGTGTCGGGCGACGACGCGCCGTTCGGCGTCCGGCTGGCCCGCAACTGGGAGGGCGAGGACCTGGCCGCCGCCGTCGCCGCCACCCGCGCGGCGGAGCTGGCGCGCGGCGCCACCGTGGTCGGGCCGCACCGCGACGACCTCGAGCTGACCCTGGGCGGCATGGACGTGCGCGCCTTCGGGTCGCGTGGCGAGGCCCGCACCGCGGCGCTGGCCCTGCGCGTCGCCGAGTACCGCCTGCTCACCGAGCGGCACGGCGAGCCGCCGGTGTTGCTCGTCGACGACTTCTCGGCCGAGCTCGACGCCGACCGCCGCGCCTACCTGCTGTCGCTCACCGCCGGCACGCCGCAGGCGATCGTCACCGGCACCGAGCCGCCGCCGCACCACGACGCGCTGTTCCGCGTCATGGACGGCGAGGTCGCGCTCATCGACGCGGTGGGGGCGCCGGCGTGA
- a CDS encoding DUF721 domain-containing protein, which translates to MRGGGPRSAGELIAEVFRRKGMRRSLRRAEAVLLWPRVVGRDVARFSSARAFRDGVLYVDVTDSETAMHLNMQRQRFVAVYHETYGLREVKDVRFQAGRLAAADGEAGAAQGERPDPDPAEVASLERAVDDAELPGDIADVARAAARTLAGHWARQRAAGHAPCPTCGALHDGAVAGLSPRERRLAELGRHSAELRDRELCPSCRRAAREPRVVAAARRLALAPAEPHHELSVEEAAVAHRLAAIYLEETLEDLLPRVVSDASLRPHLERAARCRAALATGRDPDDLADEDLRVLDERVARVLGWTWS; encoded by the coding sequence GTGAGGGGCGGCGGGCCCCGCAGCGCCGGCGAGCTCATCGCCGAGGTGTTCCGCCGCAAGGGCATGCGGCGGTCGCTGCGGCGGGCGGAGGCGGTGCTGCTGTGGCCCCGCGTCGTCGGCCGCGACGTCGCGCGCTTCAGCTCCGCCAGGGCGTTCCGCGACGGCGTGCTGTACGTGGACGTCACCGACTCCGAGACCGCGATGCACCTGAACATGCAACGTCAGCGCTTCGTGGCCGTCTACCACGAGACCTACGGCCTGCGCGAGGTGAAGGACGTGCGCTTCCAGGCCGGCCGGCTCGCGGCCGCAGACGGGGAGGCGGGAGCCGCCCAGGGCGAACGGCCCGACCCCGACCCCGCCGAGGTGGCGAGCCTGGAGCGGGCCGTCGACGACGCCGAGCTGCCCGGTGACATCGCCGACGTCGCCCGCGCGGCGGCGCGGACGCTGGCGGGCCACTGGGCCAGGCAGCGCGCCGCCGGCCACGCGCCCTGCCCCACGTGCGGCGCGCTCCACGACGGCGCCGTGGCCGGCCTGTCGCCGCGCGAGCGTCGCCTGGCCGAGCTCGGCCGCCACAGCGCGGAGCTGCGCGACCGCGAGCTGTGCCCGAGCTGCCGACGCGCGGCCAGGGAGCCCCGCGTGGTCGCGGCGGCCCGGCGCCTGGCGCTGGCCCCCGCCGAGCCGCACCACGAGCTGTCAGTCGAGGAGGCCGCGGTCGCCCACCGCCTGGCCGCCATCTACCTGGAGGAGACCTTGGAGGACCTTCTGCCCCGCGTCGTCTCCGACGCCTCCCTGCGCCCCCACCTGGAGCGGGCGGCCCGGTGCCGCGCCGCGCTGGCCACGGGCAGGGACCCCGACGACCTCGCCGACGAGGACCTGCGCGTCCTCGACGAGCGCGTCGCGCGCGTGCTCGGCTGGACCTGGTCGTGA
- the gpmI gene encoding 2,3-bisphosphoglycerate-independent phosphoglycerate mutase, which yields MLVVLDGFGLAPAGPGNAVDLAHTPCFDAIWRAGPRTTLEASGNAVGLPAGQMGNSEVGHMNIGAGRRVVQSLTYVQERIEDGGFFANPVLLETYEAARAGTLHLLGLVSDGGVHSDLGHLLALLDLAARLRLPRVRVHAFTDGRDSAPDGAPGYLAAVEGKLAEVARAGVDARIATVSGRYYAMDRDRRWDRTARAYDAVVCGRAEHAAPTAAEAVGAAYARGETDEFVVPTVVGAPEAMRDGDAVFFFNFRADRARQLTYALTQPGFDGFPRCATPRVRFASLMEYDRELGLPYAFALPPLTRGLSEVVSGAGLRQYHTAETEKYAHVTYFFNLQREEPFPGEERLLVPSPKVATYDLQPEMSAPALTDATVARIDQGVDDLVLINYANPDMVGHTGVLEAAVRACEAVDRGLGRLLAAWRARGGTAVVIADHGNAEQMLTAAGEPHTAHTSNPVPCVLVSDDPAVASLRLREGGALGDVAPTVLELMGLPQPDEMTGRSLIER from the coding sequence ATGCTCGTCGTGCTCGACGGCTTCGGCCTCGCGCCGGCGGGGCCCGGCAACGCCGTCGACCTGGCCCACACGCCCTGCTTCGACGCCATCTGGCGGGCCGGGCCCCGCACGACGCTCGAGGCCTCCGGCAACGCCGTGGGCCTGCCCGCGGGCCAGATGGGCAACAGCGAGGTCGGCCACATGAACATCGGCGCCGGGAGGCGGGTCGTCCAGAGCCTCACCTACGTGCAGGAGCGGATCGAAGACGGAGGGTTCTTCGCGAACCCGGTGCTGCTGGAGACCTACGAGGCGGCACGAGCCGGCACCCTCCACCTGCTCGGCCTCGTCTCGGACGGCGGGGTCCACAGCGACCTCGGGCACCTGCTGGCGCTGCTCGACCTGGCCGCCAGGCTCAGGCTGCCGCGCGTGCGCGTGCACGCCTTCACCGACGGGCGCGACAGCGCCCCCGACGGGGCGCCCGGGTACCTGGCGGCGGTCGAGGGCAAGCTGGCCGAGGTCGCACGCGCCGGGGTGGACGCCCGCATCGCCACCGTCTCGGGCCGCTACTACGCCATGGACAGGGACAGGCGCTGGGACAGGACCGCCCGCGCCTACGACGCCGTCGTGTGCGGGCGCGCCGAGCACGCCGCGCCCACGGCGGCCGAGGCCGTGGGCGCGGCCTACGCGCGCGGCGAGACGGACGAGTTCGTGGTCCCCACCGTCGTCGGCGCGCCGGAGGCGATGCGCGACGGCGACGCCGTGTTCTTCTTCAACTTCCGGGCGGACCGCGCCAGGCAGCTCACCTACGCGCTCACGCAGCCGGGCTTCGACGGCTTCCCGCGCTGCGCGACGCCCCGCGTGCGCTTCGCCTCGCTCATGGAGTACGACCGCGAGCTGGGCCTGCCCTACGCGTTCGCTCTGCCCCCGCTGACCAGGGGCCTGTCCGAGGTCGTCTCGGGGGCCGGCCTGCGGCAGTACCACACCGCCGAGACCGAGAAGTACGCCCACGTGACCTACTTCTTCAACCTGCAGCGCGAGGAGCCGTTCCCCGGCGAGGAGCGCCTGCTCGTGCCCTCACCTAAGGTCGCCACCTACGACCTCCAGCCGGAGATGAGCGCGCCGGCCCTCACCGACGCGACGGTGGCGCGCATCGACCAGGGGGTGGACGACCTCGTGCTGATCAACTACGCGAACCCCGACATGGTGGGGCACACGGGCGTGTTGGAGGCGGCGGTGAGGGCGTGCGAGGCCGTCGACAGGGGCCTGGGCCGCCTCTTGGCCGCCTGGAGGGCCCGCGGCGGCACGGCCGTCGTGATCGCCGACCACGGCAACGCCGAGCAGATGCTCACCGCGGCGGGCGAACCGCACACGGCGCACACGTCGAACCCGGTGCCGTGCGTGCTCGTCTCCGACGACCCCGCCGTGGCCTCGCTGCGCCTGCGCGAGGGCGGAGCGCTCGGGGACGTGGCACCCACGGTCCTCGAGCTGATGGGCCTGCCGCAGCCCGACGAGATGACGGGGCGCTCGCTCATCGAGCGCTGA
- the groL gene encoding chaperonin GroEL (60 kDa chaperone family; promotes refolding of misfolded polypeptides especially under stressful conditions; forms two stacked rings of heptamers to form a barrel-shaped 14mer; ends can be capped by GroES; misfolded proteins enter the barrel where they are refolded when GroES binds), with amino-acid sequence MAKDLIYKEEARRALERGVNAVANAVKVTLGPKGRNVVLEKKFGGPTITKDGVTVAKDIELKDPLENIGAKLLIEIATKTNEITGDGTTTATVLGQAIVREGLRNVAAGASPLGLKRGIDKAVDAAVERIKALARSVEDSKAVAEVASISANEAAVGQLIAEAMDKVGRDGVITVEESKTLDTELDVVEGMQFDKGYISAYFITDSDAMEAVLEDPYILIHEKKISALKDLLPVLEQVIQTGKPLLIIAEDVEGEALATLVLNKLRGTLNVLAVKAPGFGDRRKEMLKDIAAVTGGEVISEELGHKLENVRLNQLGRAKRVRASKDETTIIEGQGDRKVIDERIKGIKAELETTDSDYAREKLQERLAKLAGGVAVIRVGAATETELKEKKHRFEDALSTARSAVEEGIVAGGGVTLIHAMDAVKQVADTLEGDERTGAQILMRALEEPARQIAANAGAEGSVIVNAIRQKNDGKFGYNAATDSFVDDMFAAGIVDPAKVTRTALQNAASIAGLLLTTEVVISEHPEKEEKAAGVPGGDMGGMDF; translated from the coding sequence ATGGCCAAGGATCTGATCTACAAGGAAGAGGCGCGGCGCGCGCTGGAGCGCGGCGTCAACGCCGTCGCCAACGCCGTCAAGGTCACGCTCGGGCCGAAGGGGCGCAACGTCGTCCTCGAGAAGAAGTTCGGCGGCCCGACCATCACCAAGGACGGCGTGACCGTCGCGAAGGACATCGAGCTCAAGGACCCGCTCGAGAACATCGGCGCCAAGCTCCTCATCGAGATCGCCACCAAGACCAACGAGATCACGGGTGACGGCACGACCACCGCCACCGTGCTCGGCCAGGCGATCGTCCGCGAGGGCCTGAGGAACGTCGCCGCCGGCGCCAGCCCGCTGGGCCTCAAGCGCGGCATCGACAAGGCCGTCGACGCGGCCGTCGAGCGCATCAAGGCCCTGGCGCGCAGCGTCGAGGACAGCAAGGCCGTCGCCGAGGTCGCCTCGATCTCCGCGAACGAGGCCGCGGTCGGCCAGCTCATCGCCGAGGCGATGGACAAGGTCGGCCGCGACGGCGTCATCACGGTCGAGGAGTCGAAGACCCTCGACACCGAGCTCGACGTCGTCGAGGGCATGCAGTTCGACAAGGGCTACATCAGCGCGTACTTCATCACCGACTCCGACGCCATGGAGGCGGTGCTCGAGGACCCCTACATCCTCATCCACGAGAAGAAGATCAGCGCGCTGAAGGACCTCCTGCCCGTGCTCGAGCAGGTCATCCAGACCGGCAAGCCGCTCCTGATCATCGCCGAGGACGTCGAGGGCGAAGCGCTGGCGACCCTCGTCCTCAACAAGCTCCGCGGCACGCTGAACGTGCTCGCCGTCAAGGCCCCCGGCTTCGGCGACCGCCGCAAGGAGATGCTCAAGGACATCGCGGCCGTCACCGGCGGCGAGGTCATCAGCGAGGAGCTCGGCCACAAGCTCGAGAACGTGCGCCTCAACCAGCTGGGCCGCGCCAAGCGGGTCCGCGCCAGCAAGGACGAGACCACGATCATCGAGGGCCAGGGCGACCGCAAGGTCATCGACGAGCGCATCAAGGGCATCAAGGCCGAGCTGGAGACCACCGACTCCGACTACGCGCGTGAGAAGCTCCAGGAGCGCCTCGCCAAGCTGGCCGGCGGCGTGGCCGTCATCCGCGTCGGTGCCGCCACCGAGACCGAGCTCAAGGAGAAGAAGCACCGCTTCGAGGACGCCCTCTCCACGGCTCGTTCGGCCGTCGAGGAGGGCATCGTCGCGGGCGGCGGCGTGACGCTGATCCACGCCATGGACGCCGTCAAGCAGGTCGCCGACACGCTCGAGGGCGACGAGCGCACCGGGGCCCAGATCCTCATGCGCGCCCTCGAGGAGCCCGCCCGCCAGATCGCGGCCAACGCCGGCGCCGAAGGCAGCGTGATCGTCAACGCCATCCGGCAGAAGAACGACGGCAAGTTCGGCTACAACGCCGCCACCGACTCGTTCGTGGACGACATGTTCGCCGCGGGCATCGTCGACCCGGCGAAGGTCACCCGCACCGCGCTCCAGAACGCGGCCTCCATCGCGGGCCTGCTCCTGACCACCGAAGTGGTGATCTCTGAGCACCCCGAGAAGGAGGAGAAGGCCGCCGGCGTGCCCGGTGGCGACATGGGCGGGATGGACTTCTAG
- the groES gene encoding co-chaperone GroES: MADQKLTLKPLGDKVVVEVIDEPQTTASGLVLPDSAKEKSQRGKVLAVGPGKYLDNGSREPIDVAVGDTVVFAKYGGTEIELDGRELMILSQRDIHAVLG, translated from the coding sequence ATGGCTGATCAGAAGCTGACGCTGAAGCCGCTGGGCGACAAGGTCGTCGTCGAGGTCATCGACGAGCCGCAGACCACAGCCAGCGGTCTGGTGCTGCCCGACAGCGCCAAGGAGAAGAGCCAGCGGGGCAAGGTCCTCGCCGTCGGCCCGGGCAAGTACCTCGACAACGGGTCCCGCGAGCCGATCGACGTGGCGGTGGGCGACACCGTCGTCTTCGCCAAGTACGGCGGGACCGAGATCGAGCTCGACGGGCGCGAGCTCATGATCCTGAGCCAGCGCGACATCCACGCCGTCCTCGGCTGA
- a CDS encoding FUN14 domain-containing protein, with protein sequence MDVPELSAVWPWVEQIGFGAVAGFVAGYAVKKVGKVVALVVGLLFIAVQLLAWSGFVSVNWDVVQRRVDPLLSGESLQGTWRGLIALLTFNVPFAAAFVPAFIIGLRRG encoded by the coding sequence GTGGACGTGCCCGAGCTGTCGGCCGTGTGGCCCTGGGTCGAGCAGATCGGCTTCGGCGCGGTGGCCGGGTTCGTCGCCGGGTACGCGGTGAAGAAGGTGGGCAAGGTCGTCGCCCTGGTCGTCGGCCTGCTGTTCATCGCGGTGCAGCTCCTCGCCTGGTCCGGGTTCGTGAGCGTGAACTGGGACGTCGTGCAGCGGCGGGTCGACCCCCTGCTCTCCGGCGAGTCGCTGCAGGGCACGTGGCGCGGGCTCATCGCGCTGCTCACCTTCAACGTGCCGTTCGCCGCCGCCTTCGTCCCGGCGTTCATCATCGGGCTGCGCCGCGGGTGA